In Chloroflexota bacterium, the DNA window GATCAGCGTCATGCCGCTGGGCACGGAGACGCCCTCGTTGAGCAAGTATGTCGCCGGCGCGGTAAAAGTACTGCAGGCGGAGAAAGGCGTGAAATATGAGATGACCTCGATGGGCACCAACATTGAAGGGGACCTGGAACAACTCCTCGACCTGGCCAGGCGAATGCACCTTTCCGCCTTTGATGCCGGCGCGCAGCGGGTGGTGACCACTATGAAGATTGACGAACGGCGGGACCAGACAGCCACCATCCAGAGCAAGGTGGCGGCAGTGAAGAGAGAACTGGAGAAATAAAACGGCTCATTATCCCAACGTTGCATT includes these proteins:
- a CDS encoding MTH1187 family thiamine-binding protein, whose product is MAILEISVMPLGTETPSLSKYVAGAVKVLQAEKGVKYEMTSMGTNIEGDLEQLLDLARRMHLSAFDAGAQRVVTTMKIDERRDQTATIQSKVAAVKRELEK